In Saccharomyces cerevisiae S288C chromosome XV, complete sequence, the following proteins share a genomic window:
- the MYO2 gene encoding myosin 2 (Type V myosin motor involved in actin-based transport of cargos; required for the polarized delivery of secretory vesicles, the vacuole, late Golgi elements, peroxisomes, lipid droplets, and the mitotic spindle; effector of Ypt11p, a rab-type small GTPase; MYO2 has a paralog, MYO4, that arose from the whole genome duplication), which translates to MSFEVGTRCWYPHKELGWIGAEVIKNEFNDGKYHLELQLEDDEIVSVDTKDLNNDKDQSLPLLRNPPILEATEDLTSLSYLNEPAVLHAIKQRYSQLNIYTYSGIVLIATNPFDRVDQLYTQDMIQAYAGKRRGELEPHLFAIAEEAYRLMKNDKQNQTIVVSGESGAGKTVSAKYIMRYFASVEEENSATVQHQVEMSETEQKILATNPIMEAFGNAKTTRNDNSSRFGKYLEILFDKDTSIIGARIRTYLLERSRLVYQPPIERNYHIFYQLMAGLPAQTKEELHLTDASDYFYMNQGGDTKINGIDDAKEYKITVDALTLVGITKETQHQIFKILAALLHIGNIEIKKTRNDASLSADEPNLKLACELLGIDAYNFAKWVTKKQIITRSEKIVSNLNYSQALVAKDSVAKFIYSALFDWLVENINTVLCNPAVNDQISSFIGVLDIYGFEHFEKNSFEQFCINYANEKLQQEFNQHVFKLEQEEYVKEEIEWSFIEFNDNQPCIDLIENKLGILSLLDEESRLPAGSDESWTQKLYQTLDKSPTNKVFSKPRFGQTKFIVSHYALDVAYDVEGFIEKNRDTVSDGHLEVLKASTNETLINILEGLEKAAKKLEEAKKLELEQAGSKKPGPIRTVNRKPTLGSMFKQSLIELMNTINSTNVHYIRCIKPNADKEAWQFDNLMVLSQLRACGVLETIRISCAGFPSRWTFEEFVLRYYILIPHEQWDLIFKKKETTEEDIISVVKMILDATVKDKSKYQIGNTKIFFKAGMLAYLEKLRSNKMHNSIVMIQKKIRAKYYRKQYLQISQAIKYLQNNIKGFIIRQRVNDEMKVNCATLLQAAYRGHSIRANVFSVLRTITNLQKKIRKELKQRQLKQEHEYNAAVTIQSKVRTFEPRSRFLRTKKDTVVVQSLIRRRAAQRKLKQLKADAKSVNHLKEVSYKLENKVIELTQNLASKVKENKEMTERIKELQVQVEESAKLQETLENMKKEHLIDIDNQKSKDMELQKTIENNLQSTEQTLKDAQLELEDMVKQHDELKEESKKQLEELEQTKKTLVEYQTLNGDLQNEVKSLKEEIARLQTAMSLGTVTTSVLPQTPLKDVMGGGASNFNNMMLENSDLSPNDLNLKSRSTPSSGNNHIDSLSVDRENGVNATQINEELYRLLEDTEILNQEITEGLLKGFEVPDAGVAIQLSKRDVVYPARILIIVLSEMWRFGLTKQSESFLAQVLTTIQKVVTQLKGNDLIPSGVFWLANVRELYSFVVFALNSILTEETFKNGMTDEEYKEYVSLVTELKDDFEALSYNIYNIWLKKLQKQLQKKAINAVVISESLPGFSAGETSGFLNKIFANTEEYTMDDILTFFNSIYWCMKSFHIENEVFHAVVTTLLNYVDAICFNELIMKRNFLSWKRGLQLNYNVTRLEEWCKTHGLTDGTECLQHLIQTAKLLQVRKYTIEDIDILRGICYSLTPAQLQKLISQYQVADYESPIPQEILRYVADIVKKEAALSSSGNDSKGHEHSSSIFITPETGPFTDPFSLIKTRKFDQVEAYIPAWLSLPSTKRIVDLVAQQVVQDGH; encoded by the coding sequence GACCAATCTCTACCGCTTCTTAGAAACCCTCCCATTTTGGAAGCAACGGAAGATTTGACCTCTTTATCTTACTTGAATGAGCCAGCTGTTTTACATGCCATCAAACAGCGCTATTCTCAATTGAATATCTACACATACTCGGGTATTGTTCTGATTGCTACAAACCCTTTTGATCGTGTCGACCAGCTTTATACACAAGACATGATCCAAGCATATGCGGGAAAGCGCAGAGGTGAACTGGAACCTCACTTGTTTGCCATTGCCGAAGAAGCGTATAGgttgatgaaaaatgacAAACAAAATCAAACCATTGTGGTAAGTGGTGAATCTGGTGCTGGAAAAACGGTTTCTGCCAAGTATATTATGCGTTATTTTGCTTCTgtagaagaggaaaattCCGCTACTGTACAACATCAAGTGGAAATGTCGGAAACAGAACAAAAGATTCTAGCTACAAACCCTATCATGGAAGCATTTGGTAATGCTAAGACTACCAGAAATGACAATTCTTCCAGATTTGGTAAGTATCTAGAAATTTTATTCGATAAGGACACATCTATTATTGGAGCAAGGATCCGCACATACTTGTTGGAACGGTCCAGATTAGTTTACCAGCCGCCAATTGAGAGAAACTACCACatattttatcaattaATGGCTGGATTACCAGCTCAAACCAAGGAGGAATTGCATCTTACCGATGCCTCAGATTACTTCTACATGAACCAAGGCGGTGACACCAAGATCAACGGTATTGATGATGCCAAAGAATACAAAATTACAGTAGATGCATTGACATTAGTCGGAATCACCAAGGAAACTCAACACCAAATATTTAAGATCTTGGCCGCACTTCTGCATATCGGTAACatagaaattaaaaaaactaGAAATGATGCATCACTATCAGCTGATGAGCCAAACCTGAAACTGGCGTGCGAATTGCTGGGAATTGATGCCTACAACTTTGCCAAATGGGTCACCAAAAAGCAGATCATTACAAGGTCAGAGAAAATTGTTTCGAATCTAAATTATAGTCAAGCTCTGGTTGCCAAAGATTCCGTGGCTAAGTTTATTTATTCCGCCCTTTTCGATTGGCTTGTGGAAAATATCAACACCGTGTTATGCAACCCGGCTGTGAACGACCAAATTAGCTCATTTATTGGTGTTCTGGATATTTATGGGTTTgaacattttgaaaaaaattcatttgaacaattttgtATTAACTATGCCAACGAAAAACTACAACAAGAGTTCAACCAAcatgttttcaaattagAGCAAGAAGAATACgttaaagaagaaattgaatgGTCTTTTATAGAGTTTAATGATAATCAACCTTGTATTGATCTGATTGAAAACAAGTTGGGTATTTTATCACTGCTTGACGAAGAAAGTAGGTTACCTGCTGGTTCCGACGAATCTTGGACCCAAAAACTTTATCAAACTTTGGATAAATCTCCTACGAACAAAGTATTTTCTAAACCAAGATTCGGGCAAACTAAATTTATCGTGAGCCATTATGCTCTAGATGTCGCTTATGATGTGGAAggatttattgaaaaaaatagagaCACCGTATCTGACGGACATTTGGAAGTGTTGAAGGCTTCTACCAACGAGACACTAATAAATATCTTAGAGGGATTAGAAAAAGCTGCCAAAAAACTGGAAGAAGCGAAAAAGCTTGAATTAGAGCAGGCTGGCAGTAAAAAGCCAGGTCCGATAAGAACGGTTAACAGGAAACCCACTTTAGGTTCCATGTTTAAGCAATCTTTGATTGAACTAATGAATACCATCAACTCAACTAATGTTCATTATATTCGTTGTATAAAGCCTAATGCAGATAAAGAAGCTTGGcaatttgataatttgaTGGTGTTGTCTCAACTCAGAGCCTGTGGTGTTTTGGAAACTATTAGAATATCTTGTGCTGGGTTTCCTTCTAGGTGgacttttgaagaatttgtaTTAAGATATTACATCTTGATACCACATGAGCAGTGGGACCtaatcttcaaaaaaaaggaaactacagaagaagatatcATATCAGTGGTTAAAATGATCCTAGATGCTACTGTAAAGGACAAATCCAAGTACCAGATTGGtaatacaaaaattttcttcaaagcagGTATGCTTGCATATCTGGAAAAACTTAGAAGCAATAAGATGCATAATTCAATTGTTATGATCCAGAAGAAAATTAGAGCTAAATATTACCGTAAGCAGTATTTGCAAATATCTCAGGCCATCAAGTATTTGCAGAACAACATCAAAGGTTTCATCATTCGTCAACGCGTTAATGATGAAATGAAAGTTAACTGTGCAACTTTATTACAGGCCGCTTACAGGGGTCATTCCATCCGTGCCAATGTGTTCAGCGTATTGAGAACAATTACAAAtttgcaaaagaaaattagaAAGGAACTAAAACAAAGACAACTGAAACAAGAACATGAATATAATGCTGCGGTAACTATTCAAAGTAAAGTTAGGACCTTTGAGCCGAGATCGAGATTTTTACGCACTAAAAAAGACACTGTTGTTGTCCAATCTTTGATCAGAAGAAGAGCTGCTCAaaggaaattgaaacaATTGAAGGCAGACGCTAAATCAGTTAATCATCTGAAAGAAGTGAGCTATAAATTAGAGAATAAAGTGATTGAACTGACGCAGAATCTAGCATCCAAggtcaaagaaaataaagaaatgacAGAAAGAATTAAAGAACTACAGGTTCAAGTGGAAGAAAGTGCCAAGTTACAAGAGACATtagaaaatatgaaaaaagagCACTTAATAGATATTGATAATCAGAAATCTAAGGATATGGAATTACAAAAAACTATTGAGAACAATTTGCAATCCACTGAACAAACTCTAAAGGACGCTCAATTAGAGTTGGAGGACATGGTTAAACAACATGATGaattgaaagaagaatCTAAAAAGCAACTTGAAGAATTAGAGcaaacaaagaaaacattgGTTGAATACCAGACATTAAACGGAGACTTGCAAAACGAAGTTAAATCTttaaaggaagaaattgcTAGGTTACAAACTGCCATGTCGCTGGGCACCGTTACTACTAGTGTACTACCTCAAACACCATTAAAGGATGTAATGGGAGGCGGTGCTTCAAATTTCAACAATATGATGCTTGAGAATTCCGACTTATCTCCTAATGATTTGAATCTAAAGTCTAGATCTACTCCATCGTCCGGAAACAACCACATTGATTCATTGAGTGTCGATCGCGAAAATGGTGTCAATGCTACACAAATCAATGAAGAGTTATACAGGTTATTGGAGGACactgaaattttgaatcaAGAAATCACGGAAGGCCTGTTAAAGGGATTCGAAGTACCGGATGCTGGTGTAGCTATTCAACTAAGTAAAAGAGACGTTGTTTATCCGGCTAGAATACTGATTATAGTTTTAAGTGAAATGTGGAGATTTGGGCTGACCAAGCAAAGTGAAAGCTTTCTTGCCCAAGTATTGACTACAATTCAAAAAGTTGTCACTCAATTGAAGGGTAACGATTTAATTCCAAGCGGTGTATTCTGGTTAGCAAACGTTAGAGAGTTATACTCATTTGTGGTGTTTGCTCTAAACTCTATTTTAACCGAAGAAACGTTCAAAAACGGCATGACCGATGAGGAGTATAAGGAGTATGTTTCATTGGTCACAGAACTAAAGGATGATTTCGAAGCTCTAAgttataatatatataacatTTGGCTGAAGAAATTGCAGAAGcaattgcaaaaaaagGCCATCAATGCTGTGGTCATCTCCGAATCATTACCAGGTTTCAGCGCGGGAGAAACCAGCGGgtttttgaacaaaatttttgctAACACTGAAGAATATACAATGGACGACATTTTGACCTTTTTCAACAGCATATACTGGTGCATGAAATCTTTTCATATTGAGAATGAAGTGTTCCATGCTGTAGTCACAACCTTATTGAATTATGTGGATGCAATTTGTTTTAACGAATTAATCATGAAACGTAATTTCTTGTCGTGGAAAAGGGGTCTTCAATTGAACTACAACGTTACTAGATTAGAGGAATGGTGCAAGACGCATGGCTTGACAGATGGTACTGAGTGCTTACAACATTTGATTCAGACCGCTAAGCTACTGCAAGTCCGTAAGTATACTATCGAAGACATTGATATCTTAAGAGGAATTTGTTATTCGCTAACACCTGCACAATTGcaaaaattgatttcaCAATACCAGGTGGCAGACTATGAGTCTCCAATTCCACAGGAAATCTTAAGATACGTTGCTGATATAGTTAAGAAAGAAGCTGCGTTATCTTCATCAGGTAAT